A region of Nitrospinota bacterium DNA encodes the following proteins:
- a CDS encoding YjbQ family protein, whose amino-acid sequence MGGSGVERLTVSTRSRTQFIDITGEARRHVRKSGVSEGLLFIYVPHTTAAVTINENADPDVMADMAHALEKIVPWSDKAYLHGEGNSAAHVKSSMLGCSATVIISGGDIVLGSWQGVYFAEFDGPRNRTVFFKIVAG is encoded by the coding sequence ATGGGCGGCTCTGGCGTGGAGCGTCTCACTGTTTCCACCAGGAGCCGGACGCAATTCATAGACATCACCGGGGAAGCCCGAAGGCACGTCAGGAAAAGCGGCGTATCCGAGGGGCTTCTTTTCATCTACGTACCGCACACCACCGCCGCCGTCACCATCAACGAGAACGCCGACCCGGACGTTATGGCGGACATGGCCCACGCGCTGGAGAAAATCGTTCCCTGGAGCGACAAGGCGTACCTGCACGGGGAGGGGAATTCCGCCGCCCACGTCAAATCTTCCATGCTTGGCTGTTCGGCGACGGTAATCATAAGCGGCGGTGATATTGTCCTTGGCTCCTGGCAGGGGGTATATTTCGCCGAGTTCGATGGGCCCAGGAACAGGACGGTGTTTTTTAAAATCGTGGCCGGTTGA
- a CDS encoding transcriptional repressor yields the protein MGRTTTTDITDLLKGHGITSTLQRVEIAQILLSRPQHLSAEQTLEKVNRGRSLASKATIYNTLKLFVEKGLAREVIADPARVFYEPKTTDHHHIFDVDTGELSDIEPGSLMIAAMPQLPDNMEVLGMDVVIRVKKRDQ from the coding sequence GACTACCACCACCGACATAACTGATCTTCTTAAAGGCCACGGAATCACTTCCACTCTTCAGCGGGTGGAAATCGCGCAAATACTTCTATCGCGGCCACAGCACCTTTCCGCCGAACAAACGCTGGAGAAAGTGAACAGGGGCAGAAGCCTGGCTTCCAAGGCCACCATTTACAACACCCTAAAGCTTTTTGTGGAGAAGGGGCTTGCCCGCGAAGTAATAGCAGACCCGGCCCGGGTGTTCTACGAGCCGAAGACCACCGATCATCACCACATCTTCGATGTGGACACCGGCGAGCTTTCAGACATCGAGCCCGGCTCTCTGATGATAGCCGCCATGCCCCAGTTGCCGGACAACATGGAAGTGCTTGGGATGGACGTGGTTATCCGCGTGAAAAAACGGGACCAGTAA